The Setaria viridis chromosome 9, Setaria_viridis_v4.0, whole genome shotgun sequence sequence CGTCTAGTCTTAAGATTTGCCTAGTTGCAAATGAAAATATTGATAACTTTGTACAGAACAAGTGTTTGAAATTATTCCCGTTTACATGAACTAACTGCACCCCTATTTAGAAGGCAGTAATTATGCTTACTAGACTTGCTCATAATTAATAGGGCCTCACCATGTTTTGCGGGTTAAAGTCAGATAAAGTAAAGATAAATATTCTACAAGATGTGAGTGGAATCATAAAACCCAGCAGGTATGTCAACAACaagacttcttcttcttcttgcaaaTTTTGTGATGTACAAATATTATCTTTAGCACCAGACTAGGCATTAGAAAGTATAATATTCAGAATGCGTATCATAGTAGATATGAATTGCAGTGTCATCTTAACATTCATTATATACTTGCAGATTGACTCTTCTATTGGGACCTCCAGGATGTGGAAAAAGCACACTGTTGCAAGCTCTTGCTGGTCGACTTGATAAATCTCTTAAGGTACTCTTTACCCAAAAAAATCCCTTAAGGTACAAATGATAAAGATTGATAAATTGAGTTAGCATCGAAAATCCTAACAATAGAATGATTAAATCGAAAAAAACTGTTTGATTTGAGAGAACGCTCTGAAATGCCTTCAAATGAACAAACATGTAACAGAAATTATGTTCAGCACTACAACTTACCCCTGCTGTACTTAGTCCAGAATCCAGAAACACGATGAGTATCCAGCAGACTAAGTGGTCATAAAAATGGCTGAGCTGGTTAGTGCCATAACCATCATTGTCGATCTCATCTCATTACCATTAAGCATGCTTTACCAAAAGCAAAAGTGCAAAACCCCAAACTTTGcaggccctgtttgtttcagcttagGATTGTGGATTATGGCTTTTACAATCACAAACAAACAAGTAGCCTCTCTCTCCAGGTTGTCAAAATCCACAGGCCAATTATTGCAATCCAACAATCAAACTCCCCTCATATTGTTACAATCTGAAGCTGCTTTTCACAATCTACAAGCTAAACCAAATGGGGCCCTTATGGTAATCAGTAGACCACCATTTCCCATAAAAAGTCAGTAATCAACAAACAAATAAGTTTTGTGGGCAATACTTATACCACCATTAGTTGGTATTTAGATTTTTAATTTAGTGCCCTGAAAAGACACTGTTCTATTCAATTAATGTCACTGCTTCTCACCTTCTTTAACACACAATATAATCAATTTACTAATCTCCAAATTTCGCATGACAACTGCTGACCCATCTTGCTGAAGCCATCATTAAAAGGATCCACCCCCATACGGCCATAACAGACTACGGTATACTGCCTTAAGCACTTTTCAAATTGTAATGTGAAAATGTATCGATGTTAAAAGTTTAAATTAATTTGCAACTAAAAAATCCTTCTACTACAGCAGTACTCTAATCAGCTGAAGAGTACTGCTGTTCCTGATTATACGagacatattgcataattttatagTTCATCACGTGCTTAAAACAACCACAATCAGAATTCCTTTGGCAGACATAGATAATGGATTTCTTAGCAGTTTTTTTATTGTAATGATGGGTTGTGTACATCTTTAGTTCATTATGAAGCTAATAAAACAAATATCAAGTATATGATGAAAGAATTTGCATAGCATGTCATAGACATAAAACCAATATGCCGTCACTAGAACTCTTTTATTTGACAAGATGTTGCTCTTCATTGATAAATTATTTCACGAAATCTTGCTTCAATATTTACAAAACAAAGGTCAAGACTAGAAGTTTCATGCAAAGTGAATCTGAGTAGTAAGATGGAAACTGTCTTCAGGTTACAGGTGATATTTCTTACAATGGTTACCGACTTGATGAATTTGTACCTGAGAAAACAGCTGTTTATATTAGCCAATATGATTTGCACATACCTGATATAACAGTAAGGGAAACTTTAGACTTCTCTGCCCAGTGCCAAGGTGTTGGAAGTAGAGCTGGTAACTCCCTCTTCAGAAATGGCCGTACTTAGTAAAAATGTAATTTCCAAACTAATAGcaatatttgtttttgtttgtccAAAGAAATACTCAAGGAAGTGAACAAAAGGGAGAGGATGGCTGAGATAACACCCGATCGTGACATCAATCTATTCATGAAGGTAATACATCAATCTCCTAGAAACTGACCAACAAcattatctttttctttttctttttataccGAGAACATGTGGCCGTATCTTGAAAGGAACAGAACAGTGCCAATGTGGGTGAAGAGCAGAAATCAGTGTTCTTGTATATTTGGTTATGATTAAAGCAATCCCTGTTTTATTCTTCAGTTTTGAAAGTTATGTCACACAAAATTAAAAAAGTAATTTGCATCATGTAGGCAACCGCAGTTGCAGCTTCAGAGAAAAGCCTACAGACAGACTACATTTTGAAGGTACATATTGAGGAAACTTACTAGTTTACTATACTGAAAACAATGCTCAAGGGAAACAATTACATGCTTAAGCCTTAAAGCAAAGCTCATAATATTGATTGTTTTTGATAGATCATGGGGCTAGACATATGTGCTGACACCATGGTTGGGGATGCAATGAGAAGAGGAATATCAGGGGGTCAGAAGAAAAGACTAACAACAGGTGGTTAAAGAAAATATGGTTGGCCAATATATTCTAGTAATGGTCATTTATTATTTCCTATTCTATAAAATTAACATGCAAAGCTTTTGcatgtttgcaaaaaaaaatcaattaataTTCTTTCACCTGCCTGCACCAGCGGAGATGATCGTTGGACCAGCAAAAGCTTTTTTCATGGATGAAATATCCAATGGTTTGGATAGCTCTACTACTTTCCGAATAATCAAGTGCTTTCAGCAATTGGCAAACGTCAACGAATGCACCATGCTTATTTCACTTCTTCAACCAACACCTGAGGTATTTGATCTATTTGATGACCTAATCCTAATGGCAGAAGGAAAGATTATCTATCATGGCCCTCGAAACGAAGCTCACAATTTTTTTGAGGACTGTGGCTTCAGATGCCCGAAGAGAAAAGGGATGGCAGACTTTCTCCAAGAGGTAATGAATTATAAATCACAAAAACAGCTGAAAAGGCAAAACAACATACTTCCAAAGCTCATGATCTATTTTTCCTAATTTTTGAATCATTAGGTATTATCCAGAAAGGATCAACGACGGTACTGGTCTGGTACGGATGAATCTTACAGATACATTTCTTCTCATCAATTATCAAGCATGTATAGAAAATATCAGAAACAGAGAATATTAGAAGAGCCCTCTGTACCTCAGAAAAGTAAGTTTGGCAAAGAATCTTTATCATTCAATAAGTATTCACTACCAAAACTGGAACTGTTCAAAGCGTGTGGAGCAAGGGAAGCACTCTTGATCAAAAGGAGTATGTTTGTTTATGCCTTCAAAACTATGCAGGTTATAATAGTCAGAAAAAATCATTGTACAAAATACAATAGCCATAATCTATTTTTTAAATCACATGAATCAAAACTAATTTTACTCTGCAGCTCTCCACTATTGCAGCCATGACAATGTCTGTATTCTTCCGAAGTCATATGACAACAGATTTAACTCATGCTCATTACTACATGGGAGCATTATATTATTCCATCTTCATCATTATGCTAAATGGCATTCCAGAGATGACCATGCAAATTGCAAGGCTGCCAAGTTTCTACAAGCAAAAAAGCTATCATTTTTATCCTTCATGGGCATATGTCATACCTGCATCAATCCTGAAGGTCCCTATCTCCTTATTAAACTCACTTGTATGGATATGCATCACTTATTATGGTATTGGTTACACACCTACAGCTTCCAGGTAAATcgtttatgaaaaaaaaatcctcaaaTTTGCATTCATGAGTACCACTTCTGAATCTCTGACTAACTACAGAAGTCTTTCTTTCAAGCCACTGCTAGGTTCTTCTGCCAATTTCTGATATTTTCTCTTCTCCATCAATCAGTAACGTCACTGTACCGATTTATTGCTTCTTATGCTCAAACACATATTTTGTGTTTCTTCTACTCATTTGTTTCCCTATCAGTCTTCCTAGTGTTTGGAGGCTTCATTCTTCCCAAACGTAAGACAACTATCATCATAGAAGGCACATTTACAGACCATCTATAATTCTATATCATTTAACACTTGTTATATGCTATCGTTATGTTCCAGCCTCTATGCCAGGATGGTTAAGCTGGGGATTTTGGATATCTCCATTGACCTATGCAGAAGTTGGCACAGCCATAAATGAATTCCTTGCACCAAGATGGCAAAAGGTGAAATGTCTTCTCGGATAGAAAAAATGGGACAGATCAGATGGTATCAAGTATTCAACATCCTCACGattgtttgttttttgttttcagGAAACTATACAAAATAAAACAATAGGGAACCAAATCTTGATTAATCATGGCCTCTACTACAGTTGGTATTTTTATTGGATATCTGTTGGAGCCCTTCTTGGATTCATCATTTTGTTTTACATAGCTTTTGGACTAGCACTAGCTTATAGAAGGCGTAAGTTCACTACTGAAAGTGCACACTGCACAGGATACCACCAtaaatttttatttgttttaaaaATAAATCATGCTTCTACCTGTTTCAGCTGTAGAAACATATCATGGAAGCATGCCTAGGAAGTTCTTTCCTAAAGAACAGGAAGAAGAGATCGATATCCAGAAAGAATCTGATGGTCATGCAAACATGACCCAAGAAGGTATCCCATCAACCGCCCTCTGGCTTGCCCTCCCTCCCCATTAGCATAGAAGGGGAGAGCCTACTGAAATGACTACGTTGATATTACGAGAGTACCATAGCAAAATAAAATCTGCATAAACTTCTCAGCAAAAATGAAGCTAGTAGAGTTTTGTCTCAAAATCAGACTCCATTATAATATGTAATCTCCTACATATTCATCTTCTTGCAGCAAAGATGGCTATGCCTACTATGCAACTTGCACTTACGTTCCACAATCTAAACTACTATGTTGACACACCACCGGTAAATTTGAAAAGCCTCATCTTCAAATGTTCCTATTGCTTCTGTAGTGCTTGCATGATTTTTATACGAAGTAGGTATATAACAACTGTGCCCATGTTGCAGGAAATGCTAAAACAAGGCTACTCAGCTAGAAGAATTCAACTATTAAACAATGTCACTGGTGCATTCCGTCCTGGTGTTCTTTCTGCATTAATGGGTGTAAGTGGAGCTGGGAAGACAACTCTACTAGATGTATTAGCAGGAAGGAAAACCGGAGGATATATTGAAGGAGACATAAGAATAGGTGGACATACCAAGGTGCAAGAAACATTTGTCAGAATCTTAGGTTATTGTGAGCAAGTTGACATACATTCTCCAGAGCTTACAGTTGAAGAGTCTGTAGCTTATTCAGCTTGGCTTCGCCTGCCTTCACAGGTTGATGAAAAAACAAGATCTGTACGTCCCCTCGAACATCACAAGACCTATTAAAATAATAGAGGCGAATGGAAAATAATAGAAGGTTTCATGAGTAATTGACATTCTTTTCATTTTGCATTAACATGCAGGAATTTGTGGATGAAGTCCTCAAAATTGTTGAGTTAGATGACATAAAAGATGCTTTAGTCGGGAGGCCAGGAATAAATGGATTATCCTTGGAGCAGAGGAAAAGGTTAACAGTTGCAGTTGAACTTGTTTCAAACCCATCAGTCATACTAATGGATGAACCAACTACAGGATTAGATGCTAGATCAGCTGCAATTGTTATACGTGCAGTGAAAAATATTTCCGAAACAGGAAGGACAGTTGTATGTACAATCCATCAGCCTAGCACTGAAATTTTTGAGGCATTTGACGAGGTATTTTAGTTTTTGCAATATAGTATGAATTTTCAAATGATCTACATCCATCCAGTGCAAAGCGAGTATCAGGAATTTCCTATGTCTAGTAGTTTTTCAAAGAAGCACTTCCCATTTCATATTGCATCTATCATCTCCATCTAGTTGATCCAATGTTTCAGAAAATGGTAAGCGCTGTGCAAACCCTATTGGTCAGTGCTTAAGCGGTATGCAGATACTTAAGCAGTTTACATAGTTTCATTATAATGTTGAAGAGTAAATCATACTTTTCTGAGTTCATTGAATTTGTACAAACAAATTCTTAAAAACTGTACATCATCCTCCAGACCTCCACTTACCATTTGCATCACTCCATATGTCAAATCTCAAATGAACTTGGTGTAATAAACTACACTGATTATCATGCAATACTTCTTTTCATAAGTTCAACCTGTCATGGTGAAAGGCACTGCATACAGTATGTGGTGAATGTGCCACATGTGCTGGAAAATGACATCTTTTGGCTGCATCAGAAATTGTATAGCATACAAGTAAGCCCTGGAATAATTAATTGACTGTATAAGCTAATAGGAAGATGCTTATCTGCCTAAGCAGCTCGCAAAAGCACTGAAAATACTTAAGTCAGCACTCAAACCAAAATGGTCATCATACCACTTTTTGAACAGTCATAAAAAAATTTAGTGGCTACAGTTTCATGTTTTGTGTATTTCTCCCCACGTAAAGAAAATTCTCCACCATTATTAGAAGATTCTTTTTATGTGACTGCTAGAAGAAATTTTCTTTAATTGAATTAAGTAAATCTTTTTGTGCAGCTTATATTAATGAAAAACGGAGGAAATGTAATCTACAGTGGGCCAATAGGAGAGCAATCTTGCAAAGTGATTGAGTACTTTGAGGTAGTATTGCTCAAAATGATTCCTGACTGTGTATCTATTCTTTATTGTTctttatttttatcttttttaattCAACTAAAATTAAAATTTGCATGATTCTTCGATTCTTGATTATATGAAATAGCATAGAAAAATGCTTCTCTAAGTGGTTTTAGAGATGTCTTTGTTCCATCTAGGGACAGAGCAGCTAGTAGCCACACAACAACACCAGTTTTCAGTTGCTTTTCATTTCACACAGTTGGTAATCTTATATAATTTGGTGTATTTGATTGAAGCCGTTTGTATTCATTATCTAAGTTGGCTCACAGCTCACAAGAAAAACAGAGGTATAGAAGTTTTGTGCTTCCAGCCTTGCATTTTGCATGTAAAAATTGATGGCTAGATTTAGTGACAAGAAATTAACAGCATGATAGTTTTTGTGGCAAATGTACATCCGTGGACTGTGGTTCTGTGCTAGTG is a genomic window containing:
- the LOC117840203 gene encoding ABC transporter G family member 50, encoding MESPGRDTSPPSQHPNSALAANQHGPKEMEMEMEMAAAEYRNGAPDAEEMCEDMLLDSSKLGAIRRREFFNNLLKSVEDDNLHFLQRQKERIERVGVKLPAIEVTYENLCVEAESRYSGGGHLPTLWNSMKGFFSGLTMFCGLKSDKVKINILQDVSGIIKPSRLTLLLGPPGCGKSTLLQALAGRLDKSLKVTGDISYNGYRLDEFVPEKTAVYISQYDLHIPDITVRETLDFSAQCQGVGSRAEILKEVNKRERMAEITPDRDINLFMKATAVAASEKSLQTDYILKIMGLDICADTMVGDAMRRGISGGQKKRLTTAEMIVGPAKAFFMDEISNGLDSSTTFRIIKCFQQLANVNECTMLISLLQPTPEVFDLFDDLILMAEGKIIYHGPRNEAHNFFEDCGFRCPKRKGMADFLQEVLSRKDQRRYWSGTDESYRYISSHQLSSMYRKYQKQRILEEPSVPQKSKFGKESLSFNKYSLPKLELFKACGAREALLIKRSMFVYAFKTMQLSTIAAMTMSVFFRSHMTTDLTHAHYYMGALYYSIFIIMLNGIPEMTMQIARLPSFYKQKSYHFYPSWAYVIPASILKVPISLLNSLVWICITYYGIGYTPTASRFFCQFLIFSLLHQSVTSLYRFIASYAQTHILCFFYSFVSLSVFLVFGGFILPKPSMPGWLSWGFWISPLTYAEVGTAINEFLAPRWQKETIQNKTIGNQILINHGLYYSWYFYWISVGALLGFIILFYIAFGLALAYRRPVETYHGSMPRKFFPKEQEEEIDIQKESDGHANMTQEAKMAMPTMQLALTFHNLNYYVDTPPEMLKQGYSARRIQLLNNVTGAFRPGVLSALMGVSGAGKTTLLDVLAGRKTGGYIEGDIRIGGHTKVQETFVRILGYCEQVDIHSPELTVEESVAYSAWLRLPSQVDEKTRSEFVDEVLKIVELDDIKDALVGRPGINGLSLEQRKRLTVAVELVSNPSVILMDEPTTGLDARSAAIVIRAVKNISETGRTVVCTIHQPSTEIFEAFDELILMKNGGNVIYSGPIGEQSCKVIEYFEKISGVPKIEKNCNPATWMMDITSASMEFQLNINFASAYQESPLHRDMQEIVEQLSNPLPNSENLCFSYRFPQSRWGQFKACLWKQIITYWRSPQYNLNRIVMTVMIALIFGVLYWRHAKILNNEQDLFNVLGAMYMGVILLGVYNNQSIISFSTTERIVMYREKFAGMYSSWAYSFAQAAIEIPYVFIQVLLYTCIIYPTIGYYWTAYKLLWFFYTTFCSVLSYVYVGLLLVSITPNVQVATILGSFFNTMQTLFSGFILPAPQFPKWWLWLYYLSPTSWILNSLLTSQYGNIDKEVKAFGETKTVAVFLNDYFGFHQDRLSIVAVVITAFPIVLITLYSLSVEKLNFQKR